TGCAGGTTCTGGTGGATCTGTGGTTATGAATACGGATGCAGATCTTTACTTTACTGGTGAATTGTCTCATCATCAAGTTTTAGCTGCGATGGCCAAAGGAATCTCAGTTATATTATGTAAGGAAAAATCTGTTCAGTTCACCTCTTTGGTATTATATATTATTCAACTAACAACAATGTAGGCGGACATTCCAATACAGAAAGAGGTTATTTAAAGGATGTAATGTGTCAAAAACTGGCTTCATCCTTTCACAAAGAAGGAGTAGATGCAAATGTGATTGTATCTTCTATGGATGCTGATCCTTTGACTACCATGTAGATttactaaaataaaaagctgTTACTTATTTAACataaattgaagaaatgctaaaattaaattgcATTAATTTTGACTTTTCACAAAACTCATAATTTGTAGATTCTTCTTACTCTTCTATATGAAGTACATTTTTTAGAGAACCAAACTGGTTGATCTTGAACCAGGTATAttaggaaatttttgatttatgtTTTACTAATATAATATCGGTCATAATGATGCCAAAGCTTCAAAAACTAAGCTTTGTTTagctaaataaaaaagtttcaattatttactCTCCCTCCGGGATTCGAACCCGGGCTGCAAGCGTGACAGGCTTGTGTACTACCCCTATACTAAAGGAGATTATTgaaaacttattttttttagttataCATATTGTAATACtcatattaaatttaaatgaaattaaataattgaaGGAATATACTTTGGATTTAGTTATGAAACGAAGATATCAGCTTAAAGTtgttgtaaaaataataagtGATTTTGGGCTGTTAGCTTGTAGCACCGATTCAGAAAATAACAATTCAGCTTCTTACAGCTGTTGCAAACGGAGTAACCTTGATTCATGTTCATTTACTCTAGCAATGATAACATCGGGCTGTAATAAaactttataaatatttaagtCTGTTACTTGCCtgaattataatttaactGTTTACAATCCGTTTTCTGTTTGTATGGGTTGCGAAtggttttttaattgtatttaggcaaaaaaaaaatacgagttttatattttgaaaatagtTAAGTAGCCAAAGGTGAGTTGACagcatttttaaaggaatAGATATTTACATTATGAGGATCAATGGTGCATTTATCATGCGAATATCAACCATGTTAATAATAGAAGttataattcttttttgaaaaatagtTTCAATCGGATTTCCGAATGTTAGCGCTATTAAACAATGGAAAACATTAACCGCTTAATCCAtcgcttcaaaaaaaatgataaaagaTTCTGCTATTTAAAGTGTTGAATCCTTTCCAATGTgaattataataaaaaaaacgctttcttttcctacagcatatatataaatttagCAGAAGTGATTCCTGAATCCTTGATAGGCCTCGAGCTAAAGTATATCTCCATAACTCAATAAGGAAAATAGTAAGTACActaacaattttttcttaatgCGTCAAAGGTTTTTTTAAGAGTAtgggaaaaaaaaatttctcaaCTTAAAGAGCTTCGAATCTTTTCAAAGCTTCAAAGCTTATAAACATACAATATGAGATTAGTGAACAGGGTTGTAGCGGTTTATGattttgtatataaatAGAATTAAGATaagcttttaaataaatcttACAATAGAATTCTTCAGTCATGCACttcgttttttatatcGTTCTCAAACCCATTaaacttccaaaaaatatatatgtacCATCCGATCAAGGAAtcacttttttattctaaTTTTATCCTCTTTTATGGTAACATCAATTTTGTCTCCGCATTTTATTCCCGttcttttcaataatttgtTGCCTTGAAATAGCTTTGGATTGTGCAAACAAACAGTACCTAGATCCCTGGCTATCGGGCGATCTTTATACTTAtcgtaaaaaattgttctAATTTGCAATGACCATTCAGAATGTCTTGTTTCTTCGTTATTCAAAAGAAGTTGATCTGCAATGAGAACTCCCAGTTCATAAAGGGTCATGGTCAACCTAAGATTAATCGTTAGCATAAAAGTTTAAGATTTGAAACATATAAATCTAATTGACATATAAATTGTTCATGGATGATCCTTTGACGGATTTTCTAATCGTAGTCCCAATGAAGTATGAGTTCATATACAACAACTGAAATTTTCCCGTTAACACGATTTACTTACCATCCATAAACTTGAATAGAAGGAATCACGTCTTCAAAGATGTCTAAAAcatgattttttgtttggaaCTGATGATATACTGAAATGAGAAAAGGGCACGGACCAACAGCATCTTCACTTTGGCTTAATTCAGGAGATTGAGAGCGACTTTCACGAATATCCATTTCTAAACCTCCCAaatggattttttaaaggaagaaattgaacGTAAACGTCGCCAACTAGAAGGAACGAGCGAACTTCCGGTAAAAAAGGCGTTTCGACGAGGGGATTGGGAGAAGGAAagggaaaagaaatatctGCAggaaaaacaacaaaaggATGAGCAAAGagagttgaaaaaaagaaagttggAAGAAGAACGTCTTaaatatgaagaaaagaagttACGCATTTCACGACTTGCGAACAAAGAGAGCAGTAGAAATGAAGAGTTGCTTACAGAAACAACAACTCCCTCACCAGCTGTCAAAGCGTCACCTGCAAGTACAAAATTATCTGTCTCCGAAAACGACCGTTTATCAATACCTGAAATCACAAAAGACAACCTCACGTTGACCGAAATTATTGCAAAGCTTCGTGAGATGAAAGAGCCAATTCGTTTGTTTGGAGAGTCAGAAGAGGCTACCATTCAACGATATTACAGTTTgctaaaatacaaaaaactggaagaaattgaaaatgaactCCTTACTAAAGGAGTTGAAACAATCGACTTTGAGCATGCTACTACCACCAAACCCAAAGTATCCAAGCAAGTAgttgcttttcttcaacatGGAATCCGCATTTGGGACAACTTTTTGTCTTCAAAATCCATCAACTCTTTCGAAAG
Above is a genomic segment from Schizosaccharomyces pombe strain 972h- genome assembly, chromosome: III containing:
- the sap18 gene encoding SAP128 family histone deacetylase complex subunit, which encodes MDIRESRSQSPELSQSEDAVGPCPFLISVYHQFQTKNHVLDIFEDVIPSIQVYGWLTMTLYELGVLIADQLLLNNEETRHSEWSLQIRTIFYDKYKDRPIARDLGTVCLHNPKLFQGNKLLKRTGIKCGDKIDVTIKEDKIRIKK
- the prp18 gene encoding U5 snRNP-associated protein Prp18 translates to MDFLKEEIERKRRQLEGTSELPVKKAFRRGDWEKEREKKYLQEKQQKDEQRELKKRKLEEERLKYEEKKLRISRLANKESSRNEELLTETTTPSPAVKASPASTKLSVSENDRLSIPEITKDNLTLTEIIAKLREMKEPIRLFGESEEATIQRYYSLLKYKKLEEIENELLTKGVETIDFEHATTTKPKVSKQVVAFLQHGIRIWDNFLSSKSINSFESSESQMQLKIFRQAKQDLDVLIQLIVDEALNDDIFKSIAEICYRCQKHEFVKANDMYLRLTIGNAPWPIGVTMVGIHERSAHQRLQANPSSNILKDEKKRKCLQALKRFITFQERESSNLPEYTD